A window of the Cryptomeria japonica unplaced genomic scaffold, Sugi_1.0 HiC_scaffold_78, whole genome shotgun sequence genome harbors these coding sequences:
- the LOC131864166 gene encoding disease resistance protein Roq1-like — protein sequence MASSSSSHQQNPELKAFSGIKPAGIRRKISESSRLFDVFINHRGPDVKQTLATQLYNSLEQLGIRTFLDSKEKELGNSFPSTIETAIRSAKVHIAIFSKGYAESPWCLDELLLMLETKAKIIPIFYQVMPSDLRHIESGVYAGAFIKYEKKGRYVEKLGEWKEALQSLSFIAGEEFQSDCKNIVATVQKELERKRYLHVATHPVGLNNLVKDFEMRCLEELAQDFENQCGLKEGKHSAKVVGIFGMGGSGKTTLSKELFNRKILSYSRASFLFDVREASVRNQLHSLQLKLLKDLFQNHDLRFTSPEEGTSYLKDSFQRSPHLSFLIVVDDIDYVEQLNALAVMDILNNIGDSLVIVTTRDVGVLITAGITVGYNLRGMDRNYGRELFCWHAFGQPHPSSGYEKLVDSFVDVCGGLPLSLQVLGRHVHGRNKDYWNLELVKVRKTLPRDIKNRLRISFHALDDEEKQVFMDIACFFIGEAKSIAERLLKGSGWNAQHALATLKNKCLVEEFKLRSRKGEVTIGLRMHDHLRDLGREMALELSPPHRLWRPQDLKVLESMGFKLILAKTNIRCYHSIFDKSLGSQVTFFVGQPRTWLETSASLLWLQLEGNSGEQPCIPSWIPLQNLQRLTIKGGQLKTLWENPVQAPSQLKELQICETSLIEFPDLLGVSKDSLENRGKSSSVKTPKTGLEKLEIGGEKFVSKILISGIHYHSLKSIKLHGMENLKELNLIRVKTLNCLDIKNCAKLKRLIGTSDLTNLVLLNINQCPDLEFEDLRLMGMKCLEGITFDRNVKLKYFELGDCQNLKSIDFGCEELVELTIRGCPELVELPAFLGPRSLERIIFDGCGKLECLELNGCQMLRSVSGNFDLKALYIYDCPELEVFPSLARPSCLRQIVIDSCEKLQNISGIDDLRGLRLMRLIYWNNAVIRDRIHKLKSVPSVGMDMIGRAVDGAESSFNEYLFSDVHIDLNAIIEIGSHETFLKWSELSAVIGCFLVVIDTSISEEGINKLLPLYGPKARQGEWIITMVACDISRYYYLRAIEGKYLWEIVKSGYEELDDWNALTTNERTTKKEARKNNAQDLFHIQIAHDKRLFPRILGVTIAKDAWKTLQEAYQGSAQVKVVKV from the exons ATGGCTTCTTCGTCGTCATCTCACCAGCAAAATCCGGAATTAAAAGCTTTCTCTGGAATAAAACCTGCCGGCATAAGAAGGAAGATTTCTGAATCTTCAAGACTGTTCGACGTGTTCATCAACCATAGAGGCCCTGATGTCAAACAAACTTTGGCTACTCAACTTTACAACTCCCTTGAGCAGCTGGGAATACGGACGTTCCTTGATTCCAAAGAGAAAGAACTAGGAAATTCGTTTCCTTCTACTATTGAGACAGCCATCCGCTCTGCAAAGGTACACATAGCTATTTTTTCCAAAGGATATGCAGAGTCACCTTGGTGTTTGGATGAGCTGCTTCTCATGTTAGAAACTAAGGCCAAAATTATCCCTATATTTTATCAAGTGATGCCTTCTGATCTCCGCCACATAGAAAGTGGAGTATATGCTGGTGCATTCATTAAATATGAAAAAAAGGGCAGATATGTTGAGAAGCTTGGTGAGTGGAAGGAAGCTCTTCAGTCTCTTTCATTTATAGCTGgagaagaatttcaaag TGACTGCAAAAACATAGTTGCAACAGTGCAAAAGGAATTAGAAAGGAAAAGATATTTACACGTCGCCACACATCCAGTGGGGCTTAATAATCTTGTGAAAGATTTTGAGATGCGATGCCTTGAAGAACTTGCACAAGATTTTGAAAACCAATGCGGGTTGAAAGAAGGGAAGCATAGCGCCAAGGTAGTTGGCATTTTCGGCATGGGTGGATCGGGGAAAACAACTCTCTCTAAAGAGTTGTTTAATCGAAAGATTTTGAGTTACTCTAGAGCAAGTTTTTTGTTTGATGTGCGAGAAGCATCTGTGAGAAACCAGTTACATTCTTTGCAACTTAAGCTTCTGAAAGATCTCTTTCAGAATCATGATCTCAGATTTACGAGTCCAGAGGAAGGAACAAGCTATCTCAAAGATAGTTTTCAAAGGAGCCCTCATTTAAGCTTCCTAATTGTTGTAGATGATATCGACTATGTGGAACAGTTAAATGCTCTAGCGGTCATGGATATCCTAAATAATATTGGTGATAGTCTTGTTATTGTCACAACCCGTGACGTTGGGGTGCTTATAACTGCAGGGATTACCGTCGGTTATAATTTAAGAGGAATGGATAGAAATTATGGTAGAGAACTCTTTTGCTGGCATGCCTTTGGCCAACCCCATCCATCTAGCGGGTATGAGAAGCTGGTTGACTCCTTTGTTGATGTTTGTGGAGGGTTGCCTCTGTCCCTTCAGGTACTGGGCAGGCATGTTCATGGTAGAAATAAGGATTATTGGAATTTGGAATTAGTTAAAGTTAGAAAAACTCTTCCTCGAGATATAAAGAACAGACTGAGAATAAGTTTCCATGCATTGGATGATGAAGAAAAACAGGTTTTTATGGATATTGCTTGCTTTTTTATAGGCGAAGCTAAGAGTATAGCTGAAAGGTTATTGAAGGGATCAGGATGGAACGCTCAGCATGCACTAGCAACACTAAAAAATAAGTGCCTTGTAGAAGAATTCAAACTTAGGAGTCGGAAAGGAGAAGTGACGATTGGATTGAGAATGCATGACCACCTGAGGGACTTGGGAAGAGAAATGGCACTTGAGCTCAGCCCTCCTCATCGCCTGTGGCGTCCTCAAGATCTGAAAGTTTTG GAATCAATGGGTTTCAAATTAATACTCGCCAAAACCAACATCAGGTGTTACCATTCCATTTTCGACAAGTCTTTGGGTTCTCAAGTTACGTTCTTTGTAGGCCAACCACGTACTTGGCTTGAGACATCAGCTTCCTTACTATGGCTCCAGCTAGAGGGCAATTCCGGAGAACAACCATGCATCCCTTCTTGGATTCCTCTTCAAAATTTGCAGCGTTTGACAATCAAAGGCGGGCAACTCAAGACGTTGTGGGAGAATCCCGTACAG GCACCCTCTCAGTTGAAGGAGCTGCAAATTTGTGAAACCTCTTTGATAGAGTTTCCAGATTTATTGGGAGTATCAAAAGATAGTTTAGAAAATAGAGGAAAGTCCAGTAGTGTCAAGACCCCGAAGACTGGCCTTGAGAAACTAGAGATCGGTGGTGAAAAATTTGTATCTAAGATATTAATCAGTGGAATCCACTATCACAGCCTTAAGTCAATCAAACTTCATGGAATGGAAAATCTTAAGGAATTGAATTTAATAAGGGTAAAAACATTAAATTGTCTTGATATTAAAAATTGTGCAAAACTCAAAAGATTGATAGgaacatccgatcttacaaatctTGTGCTATTAAACATTAATCAATGTCCAGACCTTGAGTTTGAGGACTTGCGTCTCATGGGTATGAAGTGTCTGGAGGGGATAACATTTGATAGAAATGTAAAGCTAAAATATTTTGAGTTGGGGGATTGTCAAAATTTGAAATCAATAGATTTTGGTTGTGAAGAGCTTGTAGAATTAACCATTCGGGGTTGTCCAGAGCTTGTGGAGTTGCCAGCTTTTTTAGGTCCTCGTTCCCTCGAGAGGATTATATTTGATGGATGTGGGAAACTTGAATGTCTTGAATTGAATGGATGTCAAATGTTGAGAAGTGTCTCAGGTAACTTCGACCTTAAAGCATTGTACATTTATGATTGTCCTGAGCTTGAGGTGTTTCCAAGTCTTGCAAGACCGAGCTGCTTGCGGCAAATTGTGATCGACTCTTGTGAGAAGCTGCAGAACATATCGGGGATTGACGACTTGCGCGGATTAAGATTGATGAGACTTATTTATTGGAACAATGCGGTAATACGAGATCGCATTCATAAGTTGAAG AGTGTGCCATCAGTGGGAATGGATATGATAGGAAGAGCAGTGGATGGAGCGGAGTCAAGTTTCAATGAATATCTGTTTTCTGACGTTCATATTGACCTCAATGCGATCATTGAAATTGGCAGCCACGAAACTTTTCTCAAGTGGTCAGAATTGAGTGCGGTTATCGGATGCTTTCTGGTTGTGATTGATACCTCTATTTCAGAAGAGGGTATAAATAAATTACTTCCACTCTATGGCCCTAAGGCGCGTCAAGGAGAATGGATAATTACAATGGTGGCATGTGATATTTCGAGATACTATTATCTTCGGGCTATTGAAG GAAaatatttgtgggagattgttaaaTCAGGGTATGAGGAACTagatgattggaatgcccttactaccaatgaaagaacaacaaagAAGGAGGCGAggaagaacaatgctcaagatttGTTTCACATTCAAATAGCTCATGATAAgagattatttccaagaatcttagGAGTAACAattgccaaagatgcctggaagactctacaagaagcttaccaaggTAGTGCTCAAGTTAAGGTTGTCAAGGTATAG